The Panicum virgatum strain AP13 chromosome 5K, P.virgatum_v5, whole genome shotgun sequence genome has a window encoding:
- the LOC120710612 gene encoding uncharacterized protein LOC120710612 has protein sequence MKLVWCPEMASKAYIDGVRALAGLNDLAGSAEVAELVAAMAGGWNAQLVVEAPDVSAQPSNASSLPPATSLALAAAARRTGGRYASVLPEGDSTSAVYAGIVGPQEDEDAGAESPTVVAGSDAEEAMARLEGVDLLVIDARRQDEAAVLRAARPGERGMVVVRHGHGRRRGATALAAATSMAAGTRLVRSVYLPIGKGVEVLHVGVGKGPSLHARGGRRATGRWIRQVNHNTGEEHVFRRQ, from the coding sequence ATGAAGCTGGTGTGGTGTCCGGAGATGGCGTCCAAGGCCTACATCGATGGCGTCAGGGCGCTCGCCGGCCTCAATGACCTGGCCGGGTCGGCGGAGGTGGCCGAGCtcgtcgccgccatggccggcggctggAACGCGCAGCTCGTCGTCGAGGCGCCGGACGTGTCGGCGCAGCCGTCCAACGCGTCTTCCCTGCCGCCCGCCACGAGcctcgcgctcgccgcagcCGCGCGGCGCACGGGCGGGCGCTACGCCAGCGTGCTCCCGGAGGGTGACTCCACGTCCGCGGTCTACGCCGGCATCGTCGGCCCGCAGGAGGATGAGGACGCCGGAGCGGAGTCGCCGACGGTCGTCGCGGGCAGCGACGCGGAAGAGGCGATGGCGCGGCTCGAGGGCGTGGACCTGCTGGTGATCGACGCGCGGCGGCAGGATGAAGCCGCCGTGCTGCGGGCGGCCAGACCCGGAGAGAGGGGCATGGTCGTGGTACGCCACGGACACGGTAGGCGGCGCGGCGCCACGGCGCTGGCTGCCGCGACGTCCATGGCGGCGGGGACCAGGCTCGTGCGCTCCGTCTACCTGCCCATCGGCAAGGGCGTCGAGGTCCTGCACGTCGGCGTCGGAAAGGGGCCTAGTCTGCATGCCCGGGGCGGCCGCAGGGCGACCGGCCGTTGGATCCGGCAGGTCAACCACAACACGGGCGAGGAGCATGTCTTCCGGCGGCAGTAG